Genomic window (Helianthus annuus cultivar XRQ/B chromosome 3, HanXRQr2.0-SUNRISE, whole genome shotgun sequence):
gacccattccctctgcctcatatagactcgatggtggatgccactgccggccatgaaatgttaaccttcatggatgcatcctcaggattccagcagattcaaatggaaccttcagaccaggaggatactgctttcatgacaccaacaggtatttactgttatactgctgtGCCCTTtagtttaaaaaatgcaggtgccacgtaccagagattggtgaacatgatgttcaaagacaaactgggggacaccatggaagtgtatatcgatgatatggtggtgaaatctaaaaggaccgaggatcacctccaggatatcaagggagcgtttgatatcctggatcaatacaacatgaaactgaatcctgctaaatgccatttcggagtaggggcaggaaagtttcttggatacatggtgacaaaaagagggatagaggcgagcccggagcagattaaagctatcttgaatataaagtcaccctcgaatatgaaggatgttcagcgGCTAAcgggacgagtggcagccttgaataggtttatttcaagatcctcggaaaagtgtaaagaattctatgatatcctgaaaaagaataagaaatttgaatggggcgagaagcatgaGGCAGCCctacaggatttgaagcagtatctatcaaccgcgcctctattgatgaagcctgaagatggcgaaccattatccctgtatcttgcagtatcagggaatgcagtgagtgcagtactcgtaaaggatcatgaaggtcagcagtatcctgtttattatgttagcaaaagtttgttaaatgctgaaactagatattctcacctagaaaagctaatattggctctagtaatggcatcaacaaaggttagacattattttgaaacacataggattcatgttaaaactaattatcctgttaagaatgtgcttagaaaaccggagatgtcgggtagaatggctaagtggtcggtaaaattaagtgcctatgatttaatatatgaacctagaaatgcaataaagtctcaggctctagcagactttgtggctgatttcagtagtgatattcaaaatgaagtagacctagaagtccaaCAATTAGGAGAATTATCAGAATCCTGGACATTGTACACTAATGGAGCATCTAATGTTAGAGGAGTAGGActgggaatactactaaaatcgccacagggagacatattaccccaggctattaaatgtgaatttcctgccactaataatgaagcagaatatgaggctttgattgtaggattagaattggctaagaacatgaatattaaaagtttgcaagtatatgttgactccttgttaatcactaatcattttaatggatcctatgcagttaaaggcGAAAAGTTAGCTAAATATTTTGAAAGtgttaaaaaattagcaggatatttcaaaatttttacacttgaacaggtaccaagagaaaaGAATGCTGAAGCCGATGCTCTAGCAAACTTAGGATCTACTGTCAGGATACCAGAGGGAACTTAGATACCAATAGTGCACATCTTGTATCCTGCAATGGAACATTTCAAATCttaggataaagaagtagcatgTGTTCAGGATCCTGGTGATCGATATcttgagaaggatcctgaatcctGGATGAATCCAATTGTGAAGTATCTTCAAGAAGGAGATATCCCAAAGAATGCAAATCCTAAGGCTTTTAGGATGAGGGTATCTCgttttactattataaataatattttgtataagaaatcccttgcaggtccatacctaagatgcttgaaggatcctgaggcTATGGCAGTGCTTCAGGAtgtacatgaaggggattgtggtaaccacactgggggcaggtctttattctcaaaagtattgagaacaggatactattggccgacaatgaagaaagatgctgcagaatacgctcgaagatgtgatgcatgtcagaggcataacaacatattgcatcaaccggctgaaccattatatcctatacttccccttggccgttcatgaaatgggggatggatatagtagggaagttaccaaaagctccgggaggaaaagtctttatgctagcaatgacggattatttctctaagtgggttgaagctgaagcatttgtccaagttagagaccaagaagtagtatccttcataaaaaggattatcctgaccaggtttggggtaccagctgaaatcatttgtgataatgggtcccagtttataagcaagaggactactgacttttgcaagagttggggaatcaaaatgatcacgtctactccggtgcatcctcaagcgaatagacaagcagaatcctcaaacaagataattgtcaataacttaaagaagagacttggagccaaaaaaggaagatgggcacaagaattaccctttgttttgtgggctgataggacaacggtaaagaatgcgacaggccaaaccccattttccttggtatttggagcagaagcgatGATTCCAATGGAAATGGcgatacctacagcaagatctatcctacaggatcctgaacagaatcctgaagccttatgtcaagaATTAGATACTGTGGATGGAACAAGGAacgcagcaaagctaaggatggcaacatatcaacagaggatatccggagcatacaacaagaatataaggactaggaggtttcaagtcggagattgggtgttaagaaaagcttttcagaatactatgAATCCTGCTGATGTAAAattggctccaaagtgggaaggaccctatgagattgaatccgaatcaggaaaaggagcataccgactcaagaatatggagggggatatgctaccaaaatcctggaatgctatacatctaaagcTCTATTTAATGTGAGTttggaatttaatttctaactcaggatggtatgaattctatctcttttaatatgtttaatattatttactCTTTTGAACTgattactgacttaagcatcggaggggtgttagccaagctaacacccaccttagtttaaggatgttttgcaggatatgcttcaggatatacctCCAGGATATACACTCGGGATAattcggaagattagaggattggccccctctctcacatttaagggatcctgatcccttcacaggtttaaaggtattcacctttctcacgaattgggtttaaacaccccgcctggagcgcaagttatccagggatagttcaaggtggcgggaccagttcatgtaaaagtggctgacaatttcgttactgttggctataccctggatccttaaggtatatgaggattgatcaccctctctcgcgaaagggtattttcatactctctaaggtttaaaggttttcacctttctaagtcttggagtttatacactcccgcctgtagcgcacgaaaacaagagtgtttttttttttttttttgggtaaagggttaccccggtgatttatatattcacaaccaaaaaagCACAAGTAGTGTAGAAAGCCTACACTAGTTCCGTCTAAGGACATGCCCTAAGACGGCAAAAACCagacaaacaaaacaaaaccaaaaacaaaCGACCAACAAAACACCACTAGACAACCAATGACTAGAAAACCAAAAGCCAAAACACTACTCAGCCGCCATCAAAGCGCATATCAGCATCCTTTATATCCCAATCACCGAGAACCCTTCGAACGTTAGCACAGTCCTTCAACTTTGCCCCCATAAGTTTATATCTCACTTGTTGAATAATAATATCACGAACAGCTTCCGGAGGACGCATCTGATTCTTGAACAATCTAGCATTACGCTCCTGCCAAATGAAATAAGCACTAGCCGCCACTAACAGTCTTGTAACATAGTCACTAACCGATTTCGATTTTGCCCGATCACGCAAGCACACCACAATATCATTCCACTTAGCCGAAATCATATCCATACCCACTTTACTTCGAACCATAAACCAAACTTGAGAGGAAAACTCACATTCAAAGAACAGATGCTCATGAGAGTCATGGTTCGCATAACATAACAGACAACATAGCATGTTCATGTTCTTTCGTCGCGCTAAATCCCAGCTCAAAATTTTGTCTTGAGTAAGCAACTTCCGTTTCATTATAAGCCACATAAGAAACGCATGACGAGGAATGCACTGCGAGAACCACACTATGTTAGACCAATTAACCTGCTCTTCTTTGTGCCTCACCGAATCCCAAGCACGAAACGAAGAAAAATCATGTATCTGGTCACCAATTCGCCACTTAAATTTATCAGATTTATTCGGATTTAACACCAAATGATCTAGCTGATTTAACACCGGAAATAAATCCCTCCACGCATCTGGCCATCTCCAAAGATTATTAGCATAGACATCCGAGACGTTAGACGACAAATCAAACCCCGCATTAGAAATGAGCCGAGGAGAAATAAACTGCCCGAGAGGGCCTAACTCGCTCCAAGTATCGAACCAAGCAGAAGTTGTAACACCATTACCAATCTCGGACCAAATAAAATTTCTCACAACAGAACGAAGCTGAAGCAATTTCCTCCAAGACCAACAACAAGAAGAAGGAGCCTTGCAAGCCCAAAAGCTTTTGCCTCTTAACCTGTACGCATGAACCCATTCTACCCACAAGGATCGACGGTTTATAAGGATGCTCCAAATATGCGAAGTCATAAGAGCAGTATTAACATCAGCTATGCGACGAATACCCAACCCGCCCTCATTCTTAGGAACACACACCGACTTCCAAGAGACTTTAGCACGACCTTTCTGGAACGAACTATCTTGGGACCATAAAAAATTGCGCATCTTGGCCTCCAAGCTAATAATAACCCGGTTAGGCAACAAAAAAACAGAAGACCAGTAAATATGGAGAGAAGACAAGACCGATATGATAAGCTGCAGCCTCCCCGCAAAAGAGAGTAACTTGTTCCTCCAATGCATGATCCGTTTATCCAATTTCTCTACCAAAATTTGACAATCATTGTACAGAAGCCGCGATGATATGAGAGGCACACCCAAATATCTAACCGGTAAAGATCCTTCCTTAAAAGGCATAAGGTTTAAAATGGCAGTCTTTACATATGATGGCACGTTAGAAAAATAGACTGTACTTTTTTGAACACTAGGAAACAAACCGGACATTTTAGAAAACGAGTCAAGCGACTGCATAATGCACCTAGCCGATGCAATCTCCCCTTTCGAGAAAATAAATAGGTCATCCGCAAAACACAGATTAATAATTTGTTGCCTCTCACACTTGTTATGGAATTTGAAGGATGAATCAATCCTTACCGCATGATGTAAGATGGCCGTTAGAACCTCCATAACAAGAGTGAATAAGTAAGGAGAGACCGGATCTCCTTGTCTTAACCCCCGTCTGCCCTTAAAATACCCATGGACCTCCCCGTTAACACAAATTGAAAAGGTGGTAGTGGAAACACAAAGCATAATCCAATGAACCATAGTGTGGTGAAACCCAAAACCAATCAAACTGTGTTCGAGAAACTTCCAGTCGACCGTATCATATGCCTTTTGAATATCAACTTTGAAAGCACATTTAGGAGGCCCGACATTACGATGATAATTATGCATCAATTCTTGAGTAAGCAGAATGttatccgagatttttcgacCCGGAACAAAAGCCGATTGGTTAATACTGACGATGTCATCCAGAGCCACTTTAATTCTATCCGCCACGATCTTGCTGATACATTTATAAACGACATTGCAACAAGCAATGGGCCGATAATCCGTAACC
Coding sequences:
- the LOC110931917 gene encoding uncharacterized protein LOC110931917; this encodes MSDSIKDPATFDPNELDSFSKPVLVKKEPYVAISSKPSAAAAKGFSYGDLGFMEFIEPMISFPNKKSVKTPKSSSPLSVTDYRPIACCNVVYKCISKIVADRIKVALDDIVSINQSAFVPGRKISDNILLTQELMHNYHRNVGPPKCAFKVDIQKAYDTVDWKFLEHSLIGFGFHHTMVHWIMLCVSTTTFSICVNGEVHGYFKGRRGLRQGDPVSPYLFTLVMEVLTAILHHAVRIDSSFKFHNKCERQQIINLCFADDLFIFSKGEIASARCIMQSLDSFSKMSGLFPSVQKSTVYFSNVPSYVKTAILNLMPFKEGSLPVRYLGVPLISSRLLYNDCQILVEKLDKRIMHWRNKLLSFAGRLQLIISVLSSLHIYWSSVFLLPNRVIISLEAKMRNFLWSQDSSFQKGRAKVSWKSVCVPKNEGGLGIRRIADVNTALMTSHIWSILINRRSLWVEWVHAYRLRGKSFWACKAPSSCCWSWRKLLQLRSVVRNFIWSEIGNGVTTSAWFDTWSELGPLGQFISPRLISNAGFDLSSNVSDVYANNLWRWPDAWRDLFPVLNQLDHLVLNPNKSDKFKWRIGDQIHDFSSFRAWDSVRHKEEQVNWSNIVWFSQCIPRHAFLMWLIMKRKLLTQDKILSWDLARRKNMNMLCCLLCYANHDSHEHLFFECEFSSQVWFMVRSKVGMDMISAKWNDIVVCLRDRAKSKSVSDYVTRLLVAASAYFIWQERNARLFKNQMRPPEAVRDIIIQQVRYKLMGAKLKDCANVRRVLGDWDIKDADMRFDGG